Proteins encoded by one window of Haliotis asinina isolate JCU_RB_2024 chromosome 6, JCU_Hal_asi_v2, whole genome shotgun sequence:
- the LOC137287974 gene encoding uncharacterized protein — protein sequence MMNFITAVIVACVAAVWIIPMAEGDCNMAACTAPPSIVNSTSNDTSALVSNLDQYLAAEAALIVAATVIIAAAATTATAVTGTGQQNAYHRCLKNEASTCNTFAQIVFNIAITAVETVIQNLDGCELTSGASMATYSVMLSMVYVTISLVVWH from the exons ATGATGAACTTCATAACAGCAGTGATTGTAGCCTGCG TGGCGGCTGTATGGATCATCCCAATGGCAGAGGGTGATTGTAACATGGCAGCCTGTACAGCGCCACCCAGTATCGTGAACAGCACATCAAATGACACAAGCGCTTTAGTAAGTAACTTAGATCAGT ACCTGGCAGCAGAAGCAGCATTgatagtagcagcaacagtgatcatagcagcagcagcaacaacagcaacagcagtaacAGGAACAGG GCAGCAGAACGCCTACCATAGATGTCTGAAGAATGAAGCATcaacatgtaatacatttgccCAAATTGTCTTCAACATTGCCATCACTGCTGTAGAAACTGTAATTCAGAATCTCGACGGCTGTGAACTTACAA gtgGTGCCTCAATGGCTACTTACTCAGTGATGCTGTCCATGGTGTATGTGACAATCTCTTTGGTGGTCTGGCATTAA